A window of Hevea brasiliensis isolate MT/VB/25A 57/8 unplaced genomic scaffold, ASM3005281v1 Scaf7, whole genome shotgun sequence genomic DNA:
CCCATAAATCAGATAACTGTATCGTGATGACCTTTTTGGCCGTCTAATTTGGGTGCTTTAGTTGGCTTTATGGAGGGCAACGAGGGAATTTCAGTATTTCCGTTCTATTTATCCATTCCTCATTAATCAGTTAATCCTTCAGCGGAAGTTTGATTGGACAGAaaaataacatgaaataaaacttttttataattaatttttttaaaaaataaaaagaatgtcaattgaatttctatttacaaaaatCATCTATCATTAAAAAGGAGAAATTTAAGTCAACATATAAAAAATTTCTGAGTGATCAAGATTTTTTTCAATCGAAAGAGTATTAATTGATTTTTTCATTATGTTGAAATACATTTGTTATTAAAAAAAGGGTAAACTAATTAAATTTACGGAGAGTTAagtaatttagaaaaaaattcatCCTTCATGTTTGCTACTACATCCGCTGCAGCTCTCTCTCATAGTTTTTTCAGTGACTCTCCtctatgttttttatttttttatatttttataagagAGAGACTCTCCTctgtatttgatttttctttcaagGCTTAGTCCTTCATTCCTGCCAAAGTAGTCAGTTGTCTCCTACCTCATCTAGGTGAGGACGACATCTTTTCTTACTAGGAGAGTGGCATCTTCCTCCTCACTTCCGAGTGGGTTGTATATATGATTTTGTTGGTTTTTCTCTGAATACACGCAATGACTCATTAGAGAGAGTTTTTCACGTCAACTGTGCTATATTGACGATCTCCCAGCATTGGCTCTATAATATTGATTTTGGTGTATTTGATGGGAAGTTTTTTGGTTGTTAAGTTCTTGGAGGTCTACTTTGGTGAATAGCACTTTAGAAGTCTTTACCCACTTCTAAAGACATGGAACTTTGAGTCGCTCCCTTCCTGAATGCCTCATTGCTCTTACTTCTGTTGCAGCTGCCATAGCTAGGGTTTGGATCTCTGGGTTGGACTTGTATGCTGGATTGAGGAGCTTTTGTTTTAATTCGTGGGTTGTGTGTTTTATGAGTTAGGTTTCATTGGATTCTCTGTCTCTAGTCTGAGTCTCTGTTAactttatggtttttttttttagctcttATTCTTGATTTTTACCTATATATTCTTTTCCCATCAACGATACCTCCAACTTTAATGAAAGTAAAAATTCAACTAAAAATTAAACCAAAAATTTAAGCCATAATCCAAACATAGATATAGCCATTAGAACGAATCTAACCTGTGACtagaattaaatcaaaattgataTTAAACTAACCGATCCAAATCATCTGATTTTGAATCATATCTAAGTTTTTTCcctttcaaaaattttattaaaacattAACCATTAAATTGATCGAAATTAAATCGATAGGATACTGAAATTAAAACCATGTTGTCAAAGTAGTCAAGATTAGCTAAAGGTTTCTTTTTCAGTTCATAAAGTTTCGAATAAAACTCGAACTCAATACCTTAAAATTAGAGACAACTCTAGAACTAGTGAGTTAAAGCTTATTGATAACTAAAGGTATATTTTTTAATCAAGCATAATTCAAACTTTGCTGTTCCACATTAGGAATAAAACTTTTAATCAGCTTCATCAGAGTCGTCATCAAAGACATCAGAGTCGTCATCAAAGACATAAATATGGGATTCCAGGTGGGCGTGAATGCACTAGGTTCTCCTTCTGCAGCCTCAATCAGTTTCATCAGAGTCGTCATCAAAAATATACAAGTATGGGACTATTGGTGTGTGTTCACTATGTTCTACATCTGCAGCCTCACCAGTCAATCTAGGAGTGTTCCAACCCAACAGCTGCATGTATGCTTCATCATAGGCTTCAATGTTGAAACCTGAAGCAAGAAACAATTCCAACTCATTCACGAATTGTTCTGTTCTTGCTGCTAGAAAAGGCCTTGCTGCATCAGAGACTAGATTCTTGAACTCTCCTTGTTTTGTTTCAGGTGTTCTCATTTGATGAGATTGATCACCCCTGGCAAAAAGGAAAGCAAGCTTTTGAGAAAGAGATATGTAAAATAATAGAGATGTAAAATAATTAGAGTTATGTGCCAAACTTCCATACTCATCAAAAGAACTTAAAGAATGAGGAATCCAATTGTTACAATCTAGAGTTCATTTTAATCGTTAAGTTGCACATGAATAAACAAAAGGTGGGATAAGTAAAGAAAATACCTTCTCAAGAATGAATCAACCACACCAAGTATATGGTGTACAATAATTTCAACATCCTCTTCCTACATGCAAGCATGTCAGAAGATGAGAGTTTGTCAATGATAGCCAACCAGAGCTAGAAGATAGCTATAGACATTAAATTAACATCCCAAATtatgaaccaaaaaaaaaaaagaaaatccaaaacaaAAACAGTGCAAGGTTTTTTGTAAACATCATTACTATTATATGCATAAAGCCATAAACATTCTTCTATTTATATGCATAAAGCTATAAACACTCTTCTATTTCCTGTATACATAAAAAAATACGCAAAACCAAAACTTTAAATATTTATCCACATCCACAAAGTTTGAATCAGTGCCAAAGTAGCACATGAAAGAGTTGGAAGAGAATAATGCCTTTCAAActctactcaactcaactcaactcaactaagcctttatcccaaaaatttgaggtcggctatatggattctctttctccactctaaacgattttgggttaaatcctcgaaaatgtgtaatgcttctaggtcatattgtactactctcctccaagtcaatttaggtctaccccttcttttctttttatcctctaccctaatgtgctctacttgtctaactagagtctccgtatgtctacactttacatgaccaaatcacctcaatctcccttctctcaatttatcatcaattggtaccactcctaccttttttctaatactctcattacggattttatctagtctaatatggttactcatccaccttaacattctcatctccgcaactcttatcttaggcacatacgactccttcagtgcccaacactcactatcatataacatggccggtcgtatggctgtacggtaaaattttcctttcaacttattgggaatcttgtgattacataaaactcccatggcacgtctccacttcaatcatccagctttaatcctatgactaacatcctcctcacatcccccatctacttgaaggactgagccaagatatttaaagtgattactttgggacagtatcactccatccaaactaactcattccctatcaccagttcgcctttcactgaacttgcaatacatgtcacaccttacccctctgtaaggcataacatgatcccgtagaatacctaatgaactaccgaacttcacctaccgataactcattaagtaccctacaagagattttaaaacaattttcttatttttgataagtggtgagcattttccaataggtatttaaaacatttaattaaaattaaaactagttaatatttttggtccattttatttctccgcaaattttataaaaattttgccagagttccgtctgtattttgagaaaacagttcttcaaatacctgaaaaaaaggcacttccaataatttttttatcactgcttcaaattcatactcaatctcaatcaatttctcaagtctcaaaattcaacagtcaacatttctcaatttccaaaattcaataatcattaaaataatatctatcaatctcattcaaattaaaataaaatatttccattcattaaatacaaacaatctatatatacatcatactaatatctacattgggaaaatccaaactaaattttattacaactttatacaaactttgtacaaactgctcaagaccgaatttacatgtccatacatttatgtacattacgtatatcaaaataaatttctataatcagggtataaaatatacccgatataacttcaggaTGAGTCGCTTgataatcctcagcagctcactctgctgctcctttagtctctaaatctgcgacagcaataacagctatcgctgagtactaggactcagtggcgcacaacatactaaaataatctttatgcagaatttaaatcacatttattcaaaaattgaactgaacatgcgagttaaacacaaaacatgaattatgagattttattccaaacaatttcatttcgaagtatcaaacacatttcataaaactcacagttacatcatgccattcgaaacaaatataatctcaatagccagaagctaaagagaagtcacatcacaaggctagctagctcaaatatatgaatatccattcaaatcctcttctactggcacacctcaacacttctccagagaaggaatcaaaattcgaaactaattacccccactagtcatgctagtgaggtgttcaaatatatggtcatgacattgtggtttcaacacttatcttaacaatttgctaaacattgctatttcaaatatacacaataactttcacaatataaatcaaaacatcataaataatgtcacaaataaactttcaacaattcaaagcaaaagtaaaatacatatttcattcactttatcaataaattttaaagcatagtgatgttgtgcacaaacctcaagcaactcggttcctcaggtttttttccggtattcttttcaactaaaacacacaattttacagtgtttcagtaccataatttagcataaatccaaaaataaatttaacttcacttttacctagttttaacgtgctaaactcgacattcttgaaattttatgtttcggggtactattcactacactattcaagtcaaattgttgactttctaaggcttaataggtatgaaaactccaacttcacccacataccacattttggtcactaaattttttggttttgattgtttattcaaattctaagtcttttaggcaaatttgataaattttcagttttggtgtctaaggttgtactgttccattggtcactttactgttggaatttggcaaaacttccttcatagaaaatgttccctaatgtcttaagtttattctcatttttgaatcactccaattggagttttttagctcaagttatagccatttgaaccatggctgtcggattggattcaacccagattttctgggcaattttttgtgctggcagttttaggtcaccaaattggggtggtcaaatgacttggttaatggcataatttaggtttgtgttcttcatgaaagttttaggtctatatctcatctaaccactggtaaaatttcaagtcatttagaccttcctaactcaagttatgaccaaatgaaccaacactgttcatttggtcagtttgtataggggcatactgagattttccaagtttggtcaattcgttcactaggttttggtcactttttgaacatgcttcctaaatgaaaattgtgttatttaatgtctattttcatttccaattggtcttataccaattagacttgtaaattttcatttttggtccctcaaagggaccttgcagcatgaccacactcaatccgaatttggccttaactccaaccattccaacacacttcatttggtcacaaatgaccatttctcacttcaaactagatcaaatacatcatatggctcattctcaaatttttctccccaaaccctaggtgccacgAACCCTATATTTTCAACTTCTCAATTCTAAGCAATTCAAGGTAACCTCAACCTATACATCATATAAGCATCACTAATCAAGCTAGAAGacatgtttaattaaatcaaaacacatcaattccataaacttccatggctgccaaaaattaattatttccaTACAAGCATCAATTCTACCATTACATATGAAATTTCAACTCAATTTCACTTaattaaactaaagaaaaagattaaattaaCTTACCTCTCTTGTGAGATTTCCAAGCTAACCcacacttcactttcttcccttcttCTTGGTCCCAAACTCTTATTTGAGATCTATAATCAAATTTATGTGTTGGAAACTTGAGAGTTTATGGTAAGAATGTTTGAAAATTTAAGCTTAAAAACTCAAAAATGGAGGATGGCTTGGGTGGAGAATGGTTCGGCATATAAGTGGGGGAAGAAGAAGAATATTTAgagtttttacttttcttttgtcATTAAGttaatatttatccccaaaaccaataattataaattaaaagtttaattgtgtcatgcttatgtcacttgaTGTCACTAATgcaatttcttttcctttttctctttttttattttttttatttatctattagttctttaatttaatttccgactccaaagttttcttttctctgattttatttgacagttaggtcaggagtcagctctcgaggtcaattgaccaaattgccccttgtcggttcaacccggtttacaaataattcaatatttctttcggctccctgacctaattatttgactgacttaacaattctttttcgtgatttctcttttccactgtgttcgtaatgatcctaaggaccgcggcgtcacattttacggttcgaaatttgactttaaatcgactttgcagtcgttcccgaggaggtcacccatcgttgtgactctcggctcgtttaacttcttatgttctgtttttcttatttatacttaactaattgacaattactaattatttgtgtttatagcttatttatttatcttagatgtggttctaatccccttaattgtctggaccgactccggttaccagaacagtgaaatatactaggctatacaagtaGGGGTATTACAATACATGTCTTCTGTcgtcgttctacttaacttaaagccctttgactctagagtacttctccaaagctctatgtaacgatcgggaaccagccattagaggaattgtccgctttggccataagcctcacggttttgtcccataggtggaatggagaacttcccaggaggtcacccatcctaggatttctctcaagcgagcacgcttaaccctggagttcttccaactctccaggccattccaccaaaaggcgttgcctagtttgccaccagaaaggaaagttgaatttgctattaaaggtcccttaggcaaatcccacatcggcaaagcacggagatggtattgggctcaaaagtaatgatatataagatgggggaactaatcactagaggcgccttttggtggaatggcctggagagttggaagaactccagggttaaacgtgctcgtttgagagaaatcctaggatgggtgacctcctgggaagttctccattccacctatgggacaaaaccgtgaggcttatggccaaagcggacaattcctctagtggctggttcccgattgttacaattggtatcagagccgctcgcgtgtcctcttgggcgatggtggggcaaacctcagtgaggacgctgagtctcgaaagggggggagaaaggtcccttaggcaaatcccacatcggcaaagcacggaaatggtcttgggctcaaaaagtaatgatatataaaatgggggaactaatcactagaggcgccttttggtggaatggcctggagagttggaagaactgcagggttaagcgtgctcgcttgagagaaatcctaggatgggtgacctcctgggaagttctccattctacctatgggacaaaaccgtgaggcttatggccaaagcggacaattcctctagtggctggttcccgatcgttacactctaactttctattaactcctttttgcatctcatctatcagaactatatcatccgcaaacatcaagcactaagggatactctcttgtatatgtttcattaattcatctaaaactaatataaaaaggtaagggcttacagctgaaccttggtgtaatccaactgagataggaaaatctcgtgttccctcccactatgcgcacaatagtaattgttccttcatacatgtctttcaacacttgtatgtacctaatagataccccttttgttctaacactctccataagacatctcttggaacactatcataagccttctccaaatcgataaaaaccatatgtAAATCTTTCCTCGCATCTCTATGtttctccatcaaacttctaatgagaaagatcgcttccatagttgaacgaccaggcataaaaccaaattgattgggagagataaaagtatcatgacgtagtcgatgttccacaactctctcctataacttcataatatggctcatgagtttaattcccctatagtttgagcaactctgtatatctcccttattttaaaaaataggtactaaaatactcatcttccattcatcaagcattttctttgaatttagaatcttattaaacaatttaattaaccatgccactcccatatctcccaaacacttcaatGCCTTTCAAACTCTGacattaaaaaaaatagagaacTGGTCTGAATTCAATGGAGTAAAGTAGGAAAAGACATAGTTGATGCGGCATAATCGATGCTATGTgtagctccatatgactaaaaaTTTTACGATTTGAACAGTTTTTCACATGCTTATGCAGTCATCCACTAATGCTAGCTTAGTTATACAAATTATTAATTTTG
This region includes:
- the LOC131177691 gene encoding uncharacterized protein LOC131177691 — its product is CVQSGILSNIVNVLRYWKSRKYLQPNRWLQSWLRREIQALLQEEDVEIIVHHILGVVDSFLRRGDQSHQMRTPETKQGEFKNLVSDAARPFLAARTEQFVNELELFLASGFNIEAYDEAYMQLLGWNTPRLTGEAADVEHSEHTPIVPYLYIFDDDSDETD